One region of Ornithinibacter aureus genomic DNA includes:
- a CDS encoding Rieske (2Fe-2S) protein, translating to MSTTRSSEHHDISTPSSCGDGQSVAPCGCTSRRESLLAAGVVVAGAAGLTACGSGEAAGAAASSAASAAASAAASVAGDAIAAASVPVGGGVILDNLKVVVTQPTAGDFKAFSAVCPHQGCTVGSVEGGQIICPCHGSTFDIATGAVTKGPATAGLPTKGVTVGADGITVS from the coding sequence ATGAGCACCACGCGATCGAGCGAGCACCACGACATCTCGACCCCGTCGAGTTGCGGAGACGGCCAGAGCGTCGCGCCGTGCGGGTGCACGTCCCGACGCGAGAGCCTGCTCGCCGCGGGGGTCGTCGTCGCGGGTGCGGCCGGCCTGACCGCCTGCGGTTCGGGCGAGGCCGCGGGCGCCGCCGCGTCCTCCGCAGCCTCAGCCGCGGCGTCGGCGGCGGCCTCGGTCGCCGGTGACGCCATCGCCGCCGCGTCGGTGCCCGTCGGGGGCGGGGTCATCCTCGACAACCTCAAGGTCGTCGTCACCCAGCCGACGGCGGGTGACTTCAAGGCGTTCTCGGCCGTGTGCCCACACCAGGGGTGCACGGTGGGCTCCGTGGAGGGTGGACAGATCATCTGCCCGTGCCACGGGAGCACCTTCGACATCGCCACCGGCGCGGTCACGAAGGGCCCGGCCACCGCGGGCCTGCCGACCAAGGGCGTCACCGTGGGTGCGGACGGCATCACCGTCTCGTGA
- the uvrC gene encoding excinuclease ABC subunit UvrC: protein MADPSTYRPRPGEIPTEPGVYRFRDRDGRVIYVGKAKSLRPRLSSYFQDVSALHHRTATMVRTGASVEWTVVSTEVEALQLEYAWIKEFDPRFNVRYRDDKSYPYLAVTLGEEYPRAQVLRGAKRKGTRYFGPYAHAWAIRETLDLALRVFPVRTCSSGVFKRAAQVGRPCLLGYIDKCSAPCVGRVDAQRHREIAEDFCDFMAGDTGRFVTRLTREMKDAAAELDFERAARLRDDIGALERVLEKSAVVLPDATDADVFALAEDELEVAVQLFHVRGGRVRGQRGWVAERDAESTPEVVEHLLQRVYGSEAGEAVPREVLVPVLPDDAPALADWLSELRGSRVDLRVPQRGDKRTLMETVARNATQSLARHKVARAGDLTTRSQALQQIQDALGLDEAPLRIECFDISHVQGTQVVGSMVVFEDGLPRKSEYRRFIVRGDETGATDDTAAMHEVLTRRFRRGRREDDEAAAAADGIQDDGNPGDTGNQGDTGAGTSRPARFAYRPNLVVVDGGLPQVNAAARALADAGAQDVAVVGLAKRLEEVWLPGEDHPLVLARSSEGLYLLQRLRDEAHRFAVTFHRQRRSKAMTASRLDGIPGLGEKRRKALLKAFGSVKRIAAASVDELAEVPGIGPALAAVIAAQLASADTMPAVNLATGEVVDEGNEP, encoded by the coding sequence GTGGCCGACCCGTCGACGTACCGTCCGCGGCCGGGCGAGATCCCCACCGAGCCGGGGGTCTACCGGTTCCGCGATCGCGACGGTCGCGTCATCTACGTCGGCAAGGCCAAGAGCCTGCGCCCGCGGTTGTCCTCCTACTTCCAGGACGTCTCGGCACTGCACCATCGCACGGCCACGATGGTGCGCACGGGTGCGAGCGTCGAGTGGACCGTGGTCTCCACCGAGGTCGAGGCCCTCCAGCTCGAGTACGCGTGGATCAAGGAGTTCGACCCGCGGTTCAACGTCCGCTACCGCGACGACAAGTCCTACCCCTACCTGGCCGTGACCCTGGGGGAGGAGTACCCCCGCGCCCAGGTGCTGCGGGGCGCCAAGCGCAAGGGCACCAGGTACTTCGGCCCGTACGCCCACGCGTGGGCCATCCGCGAGACCCTCGACCTCGCCCTGCGCGTGTTCCCCGTCCGCACCTGCTCGTCAGGGGTCTTCAAGCGAGCCGCTCAGGTGGGGAGACCGTGCCTGCTCGGGTACATCGACAAGTGCAGTGCTCCGTGTGTCGGGCGGGTCGACGCCCAGCGCCACCGGGAGATCGCCGAGGACTTCTGCGACTTCATGGCGGGCGACACCGGTCGCTTCGTCACCCGCCTCACGCGGGAGATGAAGGATGCCGCGGCCGAGTTGGACTTCGAGCGCGCCGCTCGTCTGCGCGACGACATCGGAGCCCTGGAACGGGTGCTGGAGAAGTCTGCCGTGGTGTTGCCCGACGCGACCGATGCCGACGTGTTCGCCCTCGCCGAGGACGAGCTGGAGGTCGCCGTGCAGCTCTTCCACGTGCGAGGTGGTCGGGTGCGCGGGCAGCGGGGCTGGGTCGCCGAGCGCGACGCGGAGTCGACCCCCGAGGTCGTCGAGCACCTGCTCCAACGGGTCTACGGCTCTGAAGCCGGTGAGGCCGTTCCCCGTGAGGTGCTCGTTCCGGTCCTGCCGGACGACGCGCCCGCCCTGGCCGACTGGCTGTCGGAGTTGCGGGGGAGCCGGGTCGACCTGCGGGTTCCACAGCGTGGTGACAAGCGCACGCTCATGGAGACGGTGGCCCGCAACGCGACGCAGAGCCTGGCCCGACACAAGGTGGCCAGGGCGGGTGACCTCACCACCCGCAGCCAGGCCCTCCAGCAGATCCAGGACGCCCTCGGGTTGGACGAGGCGCCCCTGCGCATCGAGTGCTTCGACATCAGCCACGTGCAGGGCACCCAGGTCGTCGGTTCCATGGTCGTCTTCGAGGACGGGCTGCCCCGCAAGTCCGAGTACCGCCGCTTCATCGTGCGCGGCGACGAGACCGGCGCCACCGACGACACCGCGGCGATGCACGAGGTGCTCACCCGCCGCTTCCGGCGCGGACGCCGGGAGGACGACGAGGCCGCCGCCGCGGCGGACGGCATCCAGGACGACGGCAACCCGGGTGACACCGGCAACCAGGGCGACACGGGCGCGGGGACGTCCCGCCCGGCGAGGTTCGCGTACCGCCCGAACCTCGTCGTCGTCGACGGCGGCCTGCCCCAGGTCAACGCCGCCGCTCGCGCCCTCGCCGACGCGGGGGCCCAGGACGTCGCGGTGGTGGGGCTGGCCAAGCGCCTCGAGGAGGTCTGGCTCCCGGGGGAGGACCACCCCCTCGTCCTCGCGCGATCCAGTGAGGGCCTCTACCTGCTGCAGCGTCTGCGCGACGAGGCGCACCGCTTCGCCGTGACCTTCCACCGACAACGCCGCTCCAAGGCCATGACGGCGAGCCGGCTCGACGGCATCCCGGGTCTGGGCGAGAAGCGGCGCAAGGCCCTGCTCAAGGCGTTCGGTTCGGTCAAGCGGATCGCCGCGGCCTCGGTCGACGAGCTGGCGGAGGTTCCCGGAATCGGGCCTGCGCTGGCAGCGGTGATTGCGGCACAGTTGGCCTCCGCGGACACCATGCCCGCAGTGAATCTCGCGACCGGTGAGGTCGTCGACGAAGGGAACGAGCCGTGA
- the rapZ gene encoding RNase adapter RapZ, which produces MTPDHEQPDGAAVLPTGGVPEANDFLIVTGMSGAGRSTAANVIEDRGWFIVDNLPPQLLSSMAELAGRVRNDSGTDLQIAAVVDVRARAFHSELHAGLAALRDAGWRPHLIFLDATDEALVRRFESVRRPHPLQGEGRLLDGIQAEREMLRDLRAEAQVVIDTSGLNVHQLGRKLTPLLGVESGPSLRLALMSFGFKYGVPLDADFVFDMRFLPNPFWVPELKALTGVDEPVADWVMAQEGAQEFVDAVVRLMGPVTAGYLAEGRRYATIGIGCTGGKHRSVAMTQAIAARLTTEQVATFVVHRDLGRE; this is translated from the coding sequence GTGACCCCGGACCACGAGCAGCCTGACGGTGCAGCAGTCCTGCCCACGGGAGGTGTCCCCGAGGCCAACGACTTCCTCATCGTGACGGGAATGAGCGGGGCCGGGCGGTCGACGGCGGCCAACGTCATCGAGGACCGTGGCTGGTTCATCGTCGACAACCTGCCACCGCAGCTGCTGTCGTCGATGGCCGAGCTCGCGGGCCGGGTACGCAATGACAGTGGCACCGACCTGCAGATCGCCGCGGTCGTCGACGTCCGGGCCAGGGCCTTCCACTCCGAGCTGCACGCGGGGCTCGCGGCGTTGCGGGATGCCGGTTGGCGGCCTCACCTGATCTTCCTCGATGCCACCGACGAGGCGCTCGTGCGCCGGTTCGAGAGCGTGCGTCGCCCGCACCCCCTGCAGGGGGAGGGGCGGCTGCTCGACGGCATCCAGGCCGAGCGCGAGATGCTGCGCGACCTGCGCGCCGAGGCCCAGGTGGTCATCGACACCTCGGGCCTGAACGTCCACCAGCTCGGCCGCAAGCTCACGCCGTTGCTGGGTGTCGAGAGCGGCCCGAGCCTGCGACTGGCCCTGATGTCCTTCGGCTTCAAGTACGGCGTCCCCCTCGACGCCGACTTCGTGTTCGACATGCGCTTCCTGCCCAACCCCTTCTGGGTTCCCGAGCTCAAGGCCCTGACCGGAGTCGACGAACCGGTCGCCGACTGGGTCATGGCCCAGGAGGGGGCGCAGGAGTTCGTGGATGCCGTGGTGCGGCTGATGGGCCCGGTCACCGCCGGGTACCTCGCCGAGGGTCGTCGCTACGCGACGATCGGGATCGGCTGCACCGGAGGCAAGCACCGCTCCGTGGCGATGACCCAGGCGATCGCGGCACGGCTCACGACGGAGCAGGTGGCGACCTTCGTCGTCCACCGTGATCTGGGGCGCGAGTGA
- a CDS encoding gluconeogenesis factor YvcK family protein, whose protein sequence is MTGPVVAALGGGHGLAATLTALRYVTDEITAIVTVADDGGSSGRLRDEFGVLPPGDLRMALAALCAESEWGHTWRDVLQHRFAGDGPLGGHALGNLLIVALWELHDDPVAGLDLVGRLLQAQGRVLPMAAVPLAIEADVSGLDPADPTAVQVVLGQAQVAVTPGTVERVRLVPAAPPACPESVAAIRSADWVVLGPGSWFTSVMTHLLVPEVREALEVTRARRLLILNLDPGSGETAGFSAERHLETFAELAPNLHLDVVLADPAVVDDPALLEAACARLGATLFVAPVGRRDRAGEHDPLRFAAAVRDIVTTPRPSR, encoded by the coding sequence GTGACCGGGCCCGTCGTCGCGGCCCTCGGCGGAGGGCACGGACTGGCCGCGACCCTGACCGCGCTGCGATACGTGACCGACGAGATCACCGCCATCGTCACCGTCGCCGACGACGGGGGCTCGAGCGGCCGGCTGCGTGACGAGTTCGGGGTGCTTCCCCCGGGCGACCTGCGGATGGCCCTGGCCGCCCTGTGTGCCGAGAGCGAGTGGGGGCACACCTGGCGCGACGTCCTTCAGCACCGGTTCGCGGGCGACGGGCCGCTCGGCGGGCACGCTCTGGGCAACCTCCTCATCGTCGCCCTGTGGGAACTGCACGACGACCCGGTCGCCGGGCTCGACCTCGTCGGCCGGCTGCTCCAGGCCCAGGGACGGGTGCTGCCGATGGCGGCGGTCCCACTGGCGATCGAGGCAGACGTGAGCGGGCTGGACCCGGCTGACCCGACGGCCGTGCAGGTGGTGCTCGGCCAGGCCCAGGTGGCGGTCACCCCGGGCACGGTCGAGCGGGTACGGCTCGTGCCGGCGGCCCCACCGGCCTGCCCCGAGTCGGTGGCGGCGATCCGCAGCGCCGACTGGGTCGTCCTCGGACCAGGGTCGTGGTTCACCTCGGTCATGACGCACCTGCTCGTCCCCGAGGTCCGTGAGGCGCTCGAGGTGACCAGGGCCCGGCGTCTGCTGATCCTCAACCTCGACCCCGGCTCGGGCGAGACGGCCGGCTTCAGTGCCGAGCGCCACCTCGAGACCTTTGCCGAGCTCGCACCGAACCTGCACCTGGACGTCGTGCTGGCCGACCCGGCGGTCGTCGACGACCCCGCCCTGCTGGAGGCGGCGTGCGCCCGGCTCGGAGCGACGTTGTTCGTGGCACCCGTCGGACGCCGGGACCGCGCCGGCGAACACGATCCGCTGCGCTTCGCGGCGGCAGTGAGGGACATCGTCACTACCCCACGACCGTCTCGGTGA
- the whiA gene encoding DNA-binding protein WhiA, which yields MAMTAKVKDELSRHVVTKPCCRKAEVAATLRFAGGLHIIGGRIVVEAELDTANAARRLRRELSEVYGHTPEVLVLAAGGLRKGSRYVVRVVNDGESLARQTGLIDGRGRPVRGLPPKVVSGSVCDAEAAWRGAFLAHGSLTEPGRSSAMEVTCPGPEAALALVGAARRLGISAKAREVRGVDRVVIRDGDAIGAMLTRLGAHDAVLAWEERRIRREVRATANRLANFDDANLRRSARAAVAAGARVERALEILGADIPDHLREAGELRLAHKEASLEELGQLAKPPMTKDAIAGRIRRLLAMADKRAADDGIPNTEAGLTPDMLDA from the coding sequence ATGGCGATGACTGCAAAGGTGAAGGACGAACTGAGCAGACACGTCGTGACCAAGCCGTGCTGTCGCAAGGCCGAGGTGGCCGCGACGTTGAGGTTTGCCGGGGGGCTGCACATCATCGGGGGCCGCATCGTCGTCGAGGCCGAGCTCGACACGGCCAACGCGGCCCGCCGCCTGCGACGCGAGCTGAGCGAGGTCTACGGCCACACCCCCGAGGTGCTCGTCCTCGCCGCGGGGGGGCTGCGCAAGGGCAGCCGCTACGTCGTGCGCGTGGTCAACGACGGTGAGTCGCTGGCGCGCCAGACCGGCCTGATCGACGGTCGTGGCCGCCCGGTGCGTGGACTGCCACCGAAGGTCGTCAGCGGGTCGGTGTGTGACGCGGAGGCGGCGTGGCGCGGAGCCTTCCTCGCGCACGGATCCCTCACCGAACCCGGACGTTCCTCCGCGATGGAGGTCACCTGCCCCGGTCCCGAGGCGGCACTCGCCCTCGTCGGCGCCGCGCGCCGACTCGGCATCTCCGCCAAGGCCCGCGAGGTCCGCGGAGTCGACCGCGTCGTCATCCGCGACGGTGACGCCATCGGTGCGATGCTCACCCGGCTCGGCGCCCACGACGCCGTGCTGGCGTGGGAGGAGCGGCGCATCCGGCGCGAGGTGCGGGCAACGGCCAACCGGCTGGCGAACTTCGACGACGCCAACCTGCGACGGTCCGCTCGGGCCGCCGTGGCCGCCGGAGCCCGGGTCGAGCGGGCCCTGGAGATCCTCGGTGCCGACATCCCGGACCACCTGCGTGAGGCGGGGGAGCTGCGCCTGGCCCACAAGGAGGCCTCGCTCGAGGAACTCGGCCAGCTGGCCAAGCCGCCGATGACCAAGGACGCCATCGCGGGCCGCATCCGGCGACTGCTCGCGATGGCCGACAAGCGAGCCGCCGACGACGGCATCCCCAACACCGAGGCCGGGCTCACCCCGGACATGCTCGACGCCTGA
- the gap gene encoding type I glyceraldehyde-3-phosphate dehydrogenase: MTVRVGINGFGRIGRNFFRAVQASGADIEIVAANDLMDNKAIAHLLKYDSVLGVLADDVSSTEDSITVGDKTIKIFAEKNPADIAWGDVGADIVIESTGFFTDATKAHAHIDGGAKKVIISAPASNEDATFVMGVNHQDYDPANHHVISNASCTTNCLAPMAKPLSDELGIVKGLMTTVHAYTSDQNLLDGPHRDMRRARAAALSIIPTSTGAAKAIGLVMPELKGKLDGYALRVPTPTGSATDLTFEAGRETTVEEVNAIVKAAAEGPLKGFLKYTEDPIVSADIVTDPSSCIFDSGLTKVIGTQVKVVGWYDNEWGYSNRLIDLTLLVGKSL; the protein is encoded by the coding sequence GTGACCGTTCGCGTAGGGATCAACGGCTTCGGCCGCATCGGCCGCAACTTCTTCCGGGCTGTCCAGGCCTCCGGCGCCGACATCGAGATCGTCGCCGCCAACGACCTGATGGACAACAAGGCCATCGCGCACCTGCTCAAGTACGACTCGGTGCTCGGTGTTCTCGCCGACGACGTCTCCTCGACCGAGGACTCGATCACGGTGGGCGACAAGACCATCAAGATCTTCGCCGAGAAGAACCCCGCCGACATCGCCTGGGGCGACGTGGGCGCTGACATCGTCATCGAGTCCACCGGCTTCTTCACCGACGCCACCAAGGCGCACGCCCACATCGACGGTGGCGCGAAGAAGGTCATCATCTCGGCGCCGGCCTCCAACGAGGACGCCACGTTCGTCATGGGTGTCAACCACCAGGACTACGACCCGGCCAACCACCACGTCATCTCCAACGCGTCGTGCACGACGAACTGCCTGGCCCCCATGGCCAAGCCGCTGTCCGACGAGCTCGGCATCGTCAAGGGCCTGATGACCACGGTGCACGCCTACACCTCCGACCAGAACCTGCTCGACGGCCCGCACCGCGACATGCGCCGCGCCCGCGCCGCCGCGCTGTCGATCATCCCGACGAGCACCGGTGCCGCCAAGGCCATCGGCCTGGTCATGCCCGAGCTGAAGGGCAAGCTCGACGGCTACGCGCTGCGCGTGCCCACCCCGACCGGTTCCGCCACCGACCTCACCTTCGAGGCCGGCCGCGAGACCACCGTCGAAGAGGTCAACGCGATCGTCAAGGCTGCCGCCGAGGGCCCGCTCAAGGGCTTCCTCAAGTACACCGAGGACCCGATCGTCTCCGCGGACATCGTCACCGACCCGAGCTCGTGCATCTTCGACTCCGGCCTGACCAAGGTCATCGGCACCCAGGTCAAGGTCGTCGGCTGGTACGACAACGAGTGGGGCTACTCCAACCGCCTCATCGACCTGACGCTCCTCGTCGGCAAGAGCCTCTGA
- a CDS encoding phosphoglycerate kinase has translation MGDLSSLGDVRGKRVLVRSDLNVPLDGTTITDDGRIRASVPTISALAEAGARVIVCAHLGRPKGAPEDKYSLAPVVGRLSELLGRPVAFATDTVGESARATVDSLEDGDVALLENLRFNAGETAKVDEERAEFADALAALADAYVSDGFGVVHRKQASVYDVATRLPSAMGGLVATEVDVLKRLTVDPERPYAVVLGGAKVADKLAVIDNLMNTADRLLIGGGMLFTFLAAQGHEIGKSLFDADSVDACRDYLRRAQETGVEIVLPVDVICGREFSADTETVTVAADAIPADMMGLDIGPASAQLYADKLADTRTVFWNGPMGAFEMAPFAEGTRRLAQAMVDVTAKGALTVVGGGDSAAAVRQLGFEDSQFGHISTGGGASLEYLEGKELPGIAILTKEH, from the coding sequence ATGGGTGACCTCTCGTCGTTGGGCGACGTGCGCGGCAAGCGCGTCCTCGTCCGCTCCGACCTCAACGTGCCGCTCGACGGCACGACGATCACGGACGACGGCCGCATCCGGGCCTCGGTCCCGACCATCTCCGCCCTGGCCGAGGCGGGCGCACGCGTCATCGTGTGCGCCCACCTCGGTCGGCCCAAGGGCGCCCCGGAGGACAAGTACTCCCTGGCGCCCGTCGTCGGGCGGCTCTCCGAGCTGCTCGGCCGCCCGGTGGCCTTCGCCACCGACACCGTGGGCGAGAGCGCCCGCGCGACCGTCGACTCGCTCGAGGACGGCGACGTCGCGCTGCTCGAGAACCTGCGGTTCAACGCAGGTGAGACCGCCAAGGTCGACGAGGAGCGGGCCGAGTTCGCCGACGCCCTCGCCGCCCTGGCCGACGCCTACGTCTCCGACGGTTTCGGGGTCGTGCACCGCAAGCAGGCCTCGGTCTACGACGTCGCCACGCGGCTGCCGTCCGCGATGGGCGGCCTCGTCGCCACCGAGGTCGACGTCCTCAAGCGACTGACCGTCGATCCCGAGCGCCCGTACGCCGTCGTGCTCGGTGGGGCCAAGGTCGCCGACAAGCTGGCCGTCATCGACAACCTCATGAACACCGCGGACCGCCTCCTCATCGGTGGCGGCATGCTCTTCACCTTCCTCGCGGCCCAGGGCCACGAGATCGGCAAGAGCCTGTTCGACGCCGACAGCGTCGACGCGTGTCGTGACTACCTGCGTCGCGCGCAGGAGACGGGCGTCGAGATCGTGCTGCCCGTCGACGTCATCTGCGGCCGTGAGTTCTCGGCAGACACCGAGACCGTCACCGTGGCCGCCGACGCGATCCCCGCCGACATGATGGGTCTGGACATCGGCCCCGCCTCGGCGCAGCTGTATGCCGACAAGCTCGCCGACACGCGCACGGTCTTCTGGAACGGCCCGATGGGCGCCTTCGAGATGGCCCCGTTCGCCGAGGGCACGCGCCGCCTCGCGCAGGCCATGGTCGACGTCACGGCCAAGGGCGCCCTCACCGTCGTCGGCGGGGGCGACTCCGCAGCGGCGGTGCGCCAGCTCGGCTTCGAGGACTCCCAGTTCGGACACATCTCCACCGGTGGCGGCGCCTCCCTCGAGTACCTCGAGGGCAAGGAACTGCCCGGTATCGCCATCCTCACGAAGGAGCACTGA
- the tpiA gene encoding triose-phosphate isomerase: MTSGRTPLLAGNWKMNLDHLQATHLVQKLDWTLKDGKHDFGAVEVAVLPPFTDLRSVQTLVDGDRLELKFGAQDLSVHDAGAYTGEISGAFLAKLGCSYVAVGHSERREYHHEDDSVVNAKVKAAYRHGITPIFCCGEGLEIRQAGTHVEHVLAQVEAGLDGLSVEDARSIVIAYEPIWAIGTGEVATPEDAQEVCAAIRTKLAELYSGDVADGIRVLYGGSVKSSNVAAIMAKEDVDGALVGGASIDPAEFAAICRFRDHLATA; this comes from the coding sequence ATGACCTCCGGCCGCACCCCCCTGCTCGCGGGCAACTGGAAGATGAACCTGGACCACCTCCAGGCCACGCACCTCGTGCAGAAGCTCGACTGGACGCTCAAGGACGGCAAGCACGACTTCGGCGCCGTCGAGGTCGCGGTGCTCCCGCCGTTCACCGACCTGCGCAGCGTGCAGACCCTCGTCGACGGTGACCGGCTCGAGCTGAAGTTCGGCGCGCAGGATCTGTCGGTGCACGACGCCGGGGCCTACACGGGTGAGATCAGCGGTGCGTTCCTCGCCAAGCTGGGCTGCTCCTACGTCGCGGTCGGGCACAGCGAGCGTCGCGAGTACCACCACGAGGACGACTCCGTGGTCAACGCCAAGGTCAAGGCCGCCTACCGGCACGGCATCACGCCGATCTTCTGCTGCGGTGAGGGTCTGGAGATCCGTCAGGCCGGCACCCACGTCGAGCACGTGCTCGCGCAGGTCGAGGCCGGGCTGGACGGCCTGTCCGTCGAGGACGCGCGCAGCATCGTCATCGCCTACGAGCCCATCTGGGCGATCGGCACCGGCGAGGTGGCCACCCCCGAGGACGCGCAGGAGGTCTGCGCCGCGATCCGCACCAAGCTCGCCGAGCTCTACAGTGGCGACGTCGCGGACGGCATCCGGGTGCTCTACGGCGGTTCGGTGAAGTCGAGCAACGTGGCCGCCATCATGGCCAAGGAGGACGTCGACGGTGCGCTCGTCGGCGGGGCATCGATCGACCCGGCCGAGTTCGCCGCGATCTGCCGCTTCCGCGACCACCTCGCCACGGCCTGA
- the secG gene encoding preprotein translocase subunit SecG, with protein MDAVRIGLQVLLVLGGLFLTLLILMHKGKGGGMSDMFGGGMSSSLGGSSVAERNLDRITVGVALVWFTCVVGLGVLERFAV; from the coding sequence GTGGATGCGGTTCGCATCGGCCTCCAGGTACTCCTGGTCCTCGGTGGCCTCTTCTTGACCCTGCTCATCCTGATGCACAAGGGCAAGGGCGGTGGCATGTCCGACATGTTCGGTGGTGGCATGTCCAGCTCACTCGGTGGGTCGTCGGTTGCCGAGCGCAACCTCGACCGGATCACCGTCGGGGTTGCCCTCGTGTGGTTCACGTGCGTCGTGGGCCTGGGCGTCCTCGAACGCTTCGCCGTCTAG
- a CDS encoding RNA polymerase-binding protein RbpA, whose amino-acid sequence MAGGNAIRGSRVGAGPMGEAERGEVAPRVHISFWCSNGHETRPSFSQEPGLVIPEQWDCPRCGFPAGRDQDNPPAPVKVEPYKTHLAYVKERRSDVDGEAILDEALGSLRDRGLIQ is encoded by the coding sequence ATGGCAGGTGGAAACGCGATCCGTGGCTCGCGCGTCGGTGCGGGCCCCATGGGCGAGGCCGAGCGCGGCGAGGTCGCCCCTCGGGTGCACATCTCGTTCTGGTGCTCCAACGGGCACGAGACCCGGCCGAGCTTCTCGCAGGAGCCCGGTCTGGTCATCCCCGAGCAGTGGGACTGCCCGCGCTGCGGGTTCCCCGCCGGGCGCGACCAGGACAACCCGCCGGCACCGGTGAAGGTCGAGCCCTACAAGACGCACCTGGCGTACGTGAAGGAACGACGCTCCGACGTCGACGGCGAGGCGATCCTCGACGAGGCCCTCGGCTCGCTGCGTGACCGCGGCCTGATCCAGTAG
- a CDS encoding DUF3806 domain-containing protein, protein MGLFDRLRGRDADSTPDHAAASADDVTADDSGVEALEEIGIRRLTAQDEAALDRARAGYAAHGIEPADLQSIAAAYDRAVEAGDGANASADVVTLISTAIGDHLVAAAGHRWVVSTDPFGTDLAVEPPRHGIPIVTRTMVAVRWMGREQGWIPGVVGHLARAGRG, encoded by the coding sequence ATGGGACTGTTCGACCGACTGCGCGGACGCGACGCCGACTCCACCCCCGACCACGCCGCCGCGAGCGCTGACGACGTCACGGCTGACGACTCCGGCGTGGAGGCCCTCGAGGAGATCGGCATCCGACGGCTGACTGCGCAGGACGAGGCAGCGCTGGACCGGGCCCGAGCCGGCTATGCCGCCCACGGCATCGAGCCGGCAGACCTCCAGAGCATCGCCGCGGCCTACGACCGGGCGGTCGAGGCCGGCGACGGCGCCAACGCGTCCGCGGACGTCGTCACGCTCATCAGCACGGCCATCGGTGACCACCTCGTGGCGGCTGCCGGTCACCGCTGGGTGGTCAGCACCGACCCCTTCGGAACCGACCTGGCCGTCGAGCCGCCGCGCCACGGCATCCCCATCGTGACGCGCACCATGGTGGCGGTGCGCTGGATGGGCCGGGAGCAGGGCTGGATCCCCGGCGTCGTCGGGCACCTGGCCCGCGCCGGCCGGGGCTGA
- the pgl gene encoding 6-phosphogluconolactonase: protein MTGPTTVVVHPGRQALADAAAARLVVAIVDAQCARGVAQISMTGGSMGSQIISSLCAVPARDAVDWSQVHVWWGDERWLPAGDPDRNDTQNDQAGLATLGLTPEHVHRVAGPDTSESAEASAALYEQALREHGGGMFDVMVLGVGPDGHVASLFPHHPAAASTAGIAIAVHDSPKPPPTRVSLTRECLERSREVWFLVSGADKADAVLRGTTGAPFETTPAAHVHGIERTLWLVDDAAAGDLEG, encoded by the coding sequence ATGACCGGTCCCACCACCGTCGTCGTCCACCCCGGTCGACAGGCCCTGGCGGATGCCGCCGCGGCGCGCCTCGTCGTCGCGATCGTCGACGCCCAGTGTGCCCGCGGCGTCGCCCAGATCTCGATGACCGGCGGGTCGATGGGGTCGCAGATCATCTCGTCGTTGTGCGCGGTGCCCGCGCGCGATGCCGTCGACTGGTCTCAGGTTCACGTCTGGTGGGGCGACGAACGGTGGCTGCCTGCCGGTGACCCGGACCGCAACGACACCCAGAACGACCAGGCCGGGCTGGCCACGCTGGGCCTGACACCCGAGCACGTGCACCGAGTTGCCGGCCCGGACACCAGTGAGAGCGCCGAGGCCAGTGCGGCCCTGTACGAGCAGGCGCTGCGCGAGCACGGCGGGGGGATGTTCGACGTCATGGTGCTGGGGGTGGGGCCCGACGGTCACGTGGCCTCGCTGTTCCCCCACCACCCCGCGGCCGCCTCCACCGCCGGCATCGCCATCGCGGTGCACGACTCCCCCAAGCCGCCTCCCACCCGGGTATCGCTGACCCGGGAGTGCCTCGAGCGCTCCCGCGAGGTCTGGTTCCTCGTCAGCGGGGCGGACAAGGCCGACGCGGTGCTCCGAGGCACCACGGGAGCCCCGTTCGAGACCACCCCGGCAGCCCACGTCCACGGCATCGAGCGCACCCTGTGGCTCGTCGACGACGCCGCTGCCGGCGACCTGGAAGGTTGA